TAAACTGATTGTAGGAGTGCTTATCGGTTCTGTAAGCGTTATCTCGGAAGCCATTCATTCCGCCCTGGATCTGGCGGCGGCATTAATTGCTTTCTTTTCGCTGAAAAAAGCCGCCAAACCGGCAGATGAACATCACCAGTACGGTCATGGCAAAATCGAAAATATTTCCGGCCTTATAGAGGGACTGCTAATCTTTTTTGCCGCCATTTGGATTATTTTTGAAGCCTACAAGAAACTTATTTCCGGTGCCCATGTAGAAGGTATTGGTTTAGGTATGGCGGTAATGGCCGGAGCCGCTACTATCAACTATCTGGTCTCCCGCTACCTCTTCCGGGTGGCGGAAGCTACCGATTCCATTGCCCTTAAAGCTGATGCCCTGCACCTTTCTACGGATGTAGTAACCTCTGCCGGGGTAATGGTGGGGCTTGGCCTGATCAAACTGACAGGAATAGAACTGCTCGACCCTTTGGTAGCTGTAGCGGTAGCATTGTTAATTCTCAAAGCTTCTTTTGAGCTCACTAAAGAAGCATTTCTGCCCCTTTTAGATGTGAAGCTCCCGGAGGAAGAAGAGCGGGCTATAGTGGAAATCATTCAGCGCCACGAGGCAAATTACGTGGAATTTCATAAACTTCGTTCCCGCAAAGCAGGGGCGGAACGCCACATCGATTTGCACCTGGTCGTTCCCGAAAATAGGCATATAAGCGATATCCACCATATGTGTGACCAAATCGAGCAGGAAATTAAGGAACGTTTTCCTACTTCTCACGTACTAATTCATGCTGAACCATGCGATCAGGTATGCGTACAGTGCACTTCGCAAGGTCTATGCTCCGATCGGGATCAGGTAAAAAAGCTGTTGCAGCGAAAAAATTAAAAGAGCCGTCCGGCTCTTTTTTTTGCTGCTAACGCGGCATGCAACAGGATAAAAATAGGACTGAACAAAAGCAAAGACCCCCTGCCGGGGGTCCCTTGAAAAACTATGAACTTAATACAAAATTAGTTGCAGCTTTGATTGTACCGGCTGCCCCATTCATGCATAGCTTCCAATATTGGTTTTAAACTTTGTCCCGTCTCAGTCAATGAATATTCCACCCGAGGCGGTATCTCAGCAAATACCTTGCGATTGACTAAACCATCCCGTTCCATTTCCCGCAAATGTTGTGTTAACATCTTTTGACTAATACCTTTAATTCCCCGGTGAAGCTCTCCAAAACGCTTCGGGCCTCTAAGCAAATCCCGTAAAATCAAAACCTTCCATTTGCTTCCAATTAAATTCAGTGTAATTTCCACAGGACAGGACATCTCATTCGTCACTCCCTTACCTTCGTTGCTTTAATAGTTACCAATTGGTAAGTATGGAACATTAAAGTGCCTACTTGCCATATCTCCGTACCATATATAACATAATAAATAAAAGTCTGCTCAACTACAAGCAGATGGTGCTAAAAACCCGATTGCACAGGCTCTGTTTGCCTGCAGTTTTCCTACCACTTGATATGTAAAAGATATTTAACTTCAAGGAGGTTTTTTATGAAGACTTTAGTTGTATTCACCCATCCCAATCCTAAAAGTTTTAATGCAGCAATTCTGCAAGTTGTACAGGAGGAACTGGCAACAAAAAGCGCCGAAGTAAAAGTCAAAGACCTTTACGCCATAAATTTCAACCCTACCTTGGCTGCCCAGGATTTTGTCAACTTGCAAAGTGGCAAACCTTCTCCCGATGTGGCAACAGAACAGGAAGATGTAGCTTGGGCAGATACACTGATCTTTATCTACCCTATCTGGTGGCATGAGCGCCCAGCCATGCTCAAAGGCTGGATCGACCGCGTCTTCAGCTATGGGTTTGCATACCAATACGGAGAGCAGGGATTTGAAGGGCTTTTGAAAGGTAAGCGGGCTCTAGTCTTCACCACTTCAGGAGCAGACGAAAAAACTGCCCAAGAAACTGGTCAAGCTGAAGCCATCAAATCTATGCTCTATGGTACTCTTAGCGCCTGTGGCATTGAAGTATTAAATCATATTAACTTCTACGCTGTGCCTACAGTCTCCGATGAGGATAGAAAAGCAATGTTGGAAAAAGTACGGAATATGATTAAAGGAATTTGACGGGAAATCAAAGCTTTCTTCAATGGGGTTCAAATTGCAAGTTACACGTTTATTGTAAATGCTTAAATGCCTAGTATAAAAGAACCGGCCTTGGCGGCCGGTTCTTTTATACTAACTGCTGCTATTGACTGACCTGTGCCTTTTACATCTTTTGTCCTTGCGCCAGATAGGCCAGAAAAATTTCGGCGCTGTTTTCATTGGTAGCACAGGGGATTTTGTGTACATCACAAAGGCGCAGGAGAGCGGTCACATCTGGCTCATGGGGCTGGGGAGTGAGCGGATCCCGGAAAAAGATCACCATCCCTACCTCTCCGGTGGCAATTTTTGCCCCGATCTGCTGGTCTCCGCCAAATCTCCCGCTTAAACACTTCTCCACCTTTAACCCGGTATGGGTTTCAATTAAGGAGCCTGTAGTACCTGTGGCCACTAATTGGAATCGTTCCAATACATTTTTATGCCGGTTGGCAAATTCAATGATGTCATCTTTTAAATCGTCATGGGCGATAATAGCTATTTTCAAAGTGCTACCTCCTGCAGAATGCTGATTTATTTTTCTACTGCCATCATAACCTAAGGGTCCTGCCACGGCAACCGCCCCAGGCACGGAATAGCCATATTTAACACAGATTTAACAATGCTGTTGGCCAGACCGCCCTGCGTCGAATTGACCATTTCCTAACCCCCAGCAAACAACGCCAACACCTCATTGGCTTTATTGCGGTTTGCGCCGTCGCAACTGATAAACCGCTGCACAGAGAAAAAATCCAGCAGCTTGGCAGACTTATAAGCCTGCTGAATAAATTCAGTATCATGATTGGATATGACTACGGTAACACCTCGCTGCGCCAGCTCCTGCGCCAAATCGGCCAGCAACTGCTGTTCTTTAAAGCCAAACCCGCCAGAGCTGTAATTGGTGAAATTAGCCGTATCCGATAGCGGCACATAGGGCGGATCGCAGTAGACCACGTCCCCAGGTCTTGCCTGCTGCATAATAGCTGCGAAATCTTCATTGCGAAAAACTGCATTTTGGGTTTTACGATAAAAATAAAGCATCTCCTTTTCGGGGAAATAAGGCCTTTTATATCTACCGTAGGGCACATTATACTTGCTGCTGGAGTTGTACCGGCAAAGCCCGTTGTAACCGTGTTTGTTGAGATACAGAAATAAAGCCGACTTCAGCCTCACATCCTTGGTACAATTAAATTGATCCCTCAACTCATAATACCTCTCGGTCCTGTTGTTTTCCCCCGAAAAAAACTGCCTGCAGTAATCGATAAAGCTCTCCCCTTCCGCTTGCAAGGTCCGGTAAAGGTTAATCAAATCAGTGTTTATATCCGATAACAGGTATTCCGGATACTCGGTATTCAAAAAAACCGCCCCGGAGCCTAAAAAGGGCTCAATCAAGCGGTTGCCTGCAGGCAATATTGCCTTGATCCGGTCAATTATTTGATATTTATTGCCAGCCCATTTTAAAAAAGGCTTCAATCCGATCACTCCGAAAAGATTTGCTGTATTTTATTTCTCCTTTGCAGGCCCTAAATCCTGCTGCTAGCGCTGCCCTTAGCCGGGAGAACTTCATGCTAGTATTATACAATGTATACTCCGATCCGAAAATGCGTTTGGCCAATTTATTCAGAATACACTAAAAGCCTGCGAAAACAGGCCCAGCTTGTAGACAAGGCCAGCATGTATTATTTCGCTCTGGACAAGCTCCTACGCCGTTGCCGGCAGCACAGCTGCCGACGGCTGTGGAAACCAGTCCCGCTCCATAATACATGCTGGCTGTTAATAGTTTGTCGACGGTCTGAAGCCTGCGAAAGCAGGCTTTTACATCTCGCCGATATTCTTCCACAAGTCCCGGATGAGCATAATGAGCGACAGTGAGTCCGGTTTTTCCTCAGTTTCGATGTATCCCTTGAGCAGTATAAAATTGCCCTCAATGTCATTGACATAATCATGATCAATGTCGATCTGCAAAAACGGTTTTACTTTTTTCCAGGACTGCTGGGCCTGTTTTAAGCTCTGGGCCGCATTTTTCCAGTCATCCTGGCGAATGTAGTTTTCGGTTTCTTGTAGGTATCTGGAAAAGCCAACCCTTTCGTCCAGCGGTTTTTTAACAGGGGCACAGGCAATAATGAGCAACAGGAAGACTAGGAGCAAAAGAAAAAGTTTAGTGGTTCTTTTCAAGGCTGCGCACCTCATTTCCCTTGGATATTGATTGTGATGCAATTCTGCTCCCCCTGCAAGTCCACATACAGATTGCCGTTTGTATCCAGTTGAGCCAGGGAAACATCTTTAACATCACGGATATTGTGCTGCTGCAGCTGGTAGATCAGCCAGGCTTTACTAAGGCTTAGATTTTTTAAGGCGTCAGTCAGGATAGTGCCGTCTTCAATCAAATTGGTCGGCATTCCTTCATACTGTGTAGAGAGTTGCAAATCCTCAGGGGTAACAGGACGCTTTTGAGAGCGCTTTTGCACACTTAACTTGCCGTTGGCTTCAAACAAGGCAAATTCAACATCAGCGATGTTGAAAACCCCCTGTGCTCGGAGCATGGAAATCATATCATCAATGGACAGCCGCAGCTTTCTTAAATTTTTTTCTAAAATCTTACCGTTTTGAATTACTACCGTTGCTTCCCCTTCCACGACCTTGCGCACCCAGACACTGTGCAGGCTGAAATAAGCCAATAGCACCGGCAAAACAGTCCAAATTGCCATTCCGATTAATGTAGCAAGCGTATTCTGGTTTACCTGAACTGAAAGGGTAGCAGCAATGGAGCCGATAGTAATACCTACCACATAATCAAAAAAAGTTAGTTCCGCAACCTGTTGTTTGCCCATTAGGCGGACAAGAAGCAACAAAGCAAAAAAGGAGATAAATGAACGAATAACTACTACCAGTACTATGGACAATAACCCGTCCTCCTTCCACCAAAGCCATTTTTATTCTCACCATTAAAATTCCCCAATTTGTTAAAAACATGAAGGATCTATAAATTTCCAAGATCACGACGGAAGGGAACAAAGTAATGACAAGTTGCATTCACTGGGTCACCAGCATAAGGTAATACTGGATTAAAATTCTAGGAGGTGATTTTGGATGTATAACTATGCCAACAATGAGGAAATGTGCTGCCGCCATGTTCACGACCATACCGGAATAACATCGTGCAGCCACGAACATTGCCATATCCATCCCGGCGTTACCGGCCCCCCCATCTACGACGGAAAAAGCCATTACCATGAAATTACGGGAGCAACAACTTTTGAACACGGCCATTACCACACTTACCGTGCCATGACCGGCCCGGCAATACCGCTCCCCCACGGCCATCATACTCACCACGTCTCGTTTAAAACCAGCTACTGTGAAGGGCATAACCACCTAATCAGAGGGTTTGGGCAGGCGGCTCCTTCTGAGGCCCCTCCGCACTACAAGGGCTGAAAAGCCCTGGATTTGACTAGTATCGAAAGAAATAGCAAGCAAAAAAAGCATAAGTTGCTCACCGCAACTTATGCTTTTTTGAAAATCAGCCATAAATATCCGATAATATCTTTATTTCCAAGCTTTTATATGGGCCCCGGCAAAAGCCCTGTCAACCAGATCCAAATCTATGCCCATACTACCCAGTAGTTCTTTCTTCTCCTCAATCAACCCCTCGATTACTTCTTTTGTATACACATTTACGGGTTCAATCTCTACTTTTTGGAAGCCTACTTTTTCTAATATCCTCGTATACTCTTCAACACTTAAGGAACCGGCTATACAGCCAACCCAGGCTTCTGCCATGTCCCTGACTTCCTGCGGAACTTCCTTCAGAGACACAATATCAGCTATAGCTAAACGCCCACCGTTCTTTAACACCCGGTACGCTTCCGCCATGGCTTTTTCCTTGTCTTCTGACAAATTAATAACACAGTTGGACATGATCACATCCACTGTTTCATCCCCTAAGGGTATATCTTCAATGTAGCCTTTAATGAATTCTACATTTTGCACTCCCATCTTTTGCTTGTTATCATTAGCTAACTTCAGCATTTCGTCAGTCATGTCAAGTCCGTAGACCTTGCCACTGTCGCCAACATATTTGGAGGCCAGAAAAACATCAATCCCGCCGCCGCATCCCAAATCCAAGACAATTTCCCCCTCTTTCAGCTCAGCAAATGAAAGGGGATTGGAGCAGCCTAAAGATGCGTTAATCGCTGTAACCGGCAGTTCATGCAGGTTTTCCGCGCTATAAAATTCTGTAGTTTTAGTGATGCCATCACAGCATGAAGATCCGCAGCAACAGCTGCCCTTGGAGTCAGCGCTCACAATACTTGCTATGCGTCCGTAAAAATCTTTTACTTTTTCTTTCACTTCAAAATCCATTTTAGTACTCCTCTCCAATTAACAACACTTATAATCATCCATTGCCTCAAGCAGCAATTTAAGACTTTCTAAGACCTGTTCCCGTTTACCCAAAGGTATGGCATTGTAAATCTTACTAAAATACCGATCCATGCTTTCTTCAATTTCTCTTAGCATTGCGTCTCCTTTATCCGTCAGTTTAAGCTGTAAATATCTTCTGTCCTCCGGGCAAGTTTCTCTTTCAACCCAATTATTTTCCACCAAATTATTAATTGTTCTGCTCATAGTGCTTTTATCCAAATTTAGAAGTTCTGCCAACTCATTTAATGATATTTCCTGATTGGACTTAATTTCAAGCAAGGCATGACACTGGCCAAGGGTTATACCGCAGCAAGATGCTTCGCTTTTCTCAAAAAACCCTATTTTTCTGGCAAACAGGCGGATTAATTTGCGCAGCTCTTTTATCTTATCCGTATCTGTCATTTAATCACCTCTCGGATATATTGTATCATGCAACTGTTGTTTTATGCAACTATATATTAACGATTCTCCTTCTTTAGCCAGTTCCTATTGAATAAAGTATTTTTACTATTCAGGAGTTTGTAAAAACAAAAGTGGTATAAAAGCTCATCTTCTATACCACGATTTAAATAAATCTTTAAGCTGCAACTTGCTATTTTTTACTCCATTTCTTCCTGAATATATTTTTTGATTTCTTCTACGCCAGGCACTTTGCCATATACTTTAACTTTCTCGTTAATTACAAGACCTGGCGTGCGCATGATGCCGTAGCTCATAATCTCTTTCAGATCT
This region of Zhaonella formicivorans genomic DNA includes:
- a CDS encoding Dam family site-specific DNA-(adenine-N6)-methyltransferase, translating into MKPFLKWAGNKYQIIDRIKAILPAGNRLIEPFLGSGAVFLNTEYPEYLLSDINTDLINLYRTLQAEGESFIDYCRQFFSGENNRTERYYELRDQFNCTKDVRLKSALFLYLNKHGYNGLCRYNSSSKYNVPYGRYKRPYFPEKEMLYFYRKTQNAVFRNEDFAAIMQQARPGDVVYCDPPYVPLSDTANFTNYSSGGFGFKEQQLLADLAQELAQRGVTVVISNHDTEFIQQAYKSAKLLDFFSVQRFISCDGANRNKANEVLALFAGG
- a CDS encoding winged helix-turn-helix transcriptional regulator; translation: MSCPVEITLNLIGSKWKVLILRDLLRGPKRFGELHRGIKGISQKMLTQHLREMERDGLVNRKVFAEIPPRVEYSLTETGQSLKPILEAMHEWGSRYNQSCN
- a CDS encoding DUF4363 family protein, producing MKRTTKLFLLLLVFLLLIIACAPVKKPLDERVGFSRYLQETENYIRQDDWKNAAQSLKQAQQSWKKVKPFLQIDIDHDYVNDIEGNFILLKGYIETEEKPDSLSLIMLIRDLWKNIGEM
- a CDS encoding methylglyoxal synthase, translating into MKIAIIAHDDLKDDIIEFANRHKNVLERFQLVATGTTGSLIETHTGLKVEKCLSGRFGGDQQIGAKIATGEVGMVIFFRDPLTPQPHEPDVTALLRLCDVHKIPCATNENSAEIFLAYLAQGQKM
- a CDS encoding YmaF family protein, which produces MYNYANNEEMCCRHVHDHTGITSCSHEHCHIHPGVTGPPIYDGKSHYHEITGATTFEHGHYHTYRAMTGPAIPLPHGHHTHHVSFKTSYCEGHNHLIRGFGQAAPSEAPPHYKG
- a CDS encoding cation diffusion facilitator family transporter, giving the protein MDEQQHVSRLDPRVKAARVSVLSNTILVALKLIVGVLIGSVSVISEAIHSALDLAAALIAFFSLKKAAKPADEHHQYGHGKIENISGLIEGLLIFFAAIWIIFEAYKKLISGAHVEGIGLGMAVMAGAATINYLVSRYLFRVAEATDSIALKADALHLSTDVVTSAGVMVGLGLIKLTGIELLDPLVAVAVALLILKASFELTKEAFLPLLDVKLPEEEERAIVEIIQRHEANYVEFHKLRSRKAGAERHIDLHLVVPENRHISDIHHMCDQIEQEIKERFPTSHVLIHAEPCDQVCVQCTSQGLCSDRDQVKKLLQRKN
- the arsM gene encoding arsenite methyltransferase → MDFEVKEKVKDFYGRIASIVSADSKGSCCCGSSCCDGITKTTEFYSAENLHELPVTAINASLGCSNPLSFAELKEGEIVLDLGCGGGIDVFLASKYVGDSGKVYGLDMTDEMLKLANDNKQKMGVQNVEFIKGYIEDIPLGDETVDVIMSNCVINLSEDKEKAMAEAYRVLKNGGRLAIADIVSLKEVPQEVRDMAEAWVGCIAGSLSVEEYTRILEKVGFQKVEIEPVNVYTKEVIEGLIEEKKELLGSMGIDLDLVDRAFAGAHIKAWK
- a CDS encoding thioredoxin family protein, with protein sequence MLIKIIGSGCMNCKKLYEAASQAAMELGVPAELVKVEDLKEIMSYGIMRTPGLVINEKVKVYGKVPGVEEIKKYIQEEME
- a CDS encoding MarR family winged helix-turn-helix transcriptional regulator; amino-acid sequence: MTDTDKIKELRKLIRLFARKIGFFEKSEASCCGITLGQCHALLEIKSNQEISLNELAELLNLDKSTMSRTINNLVENNWVERETCPEDRRYLQLKLTDKGDAMLREIEESMDRYFSKIYNAIPLGKREQVLESLKLLLEAMDDYKCC
- a CDS encoding NAD(P)H-dependent oxidoreductase gives rise to the protein MKTLVVFTHPNPKSFNAAILQVVQEELATKSAEVKVKDLYAINFNPTLAAQDFVNLQSGKPSPDVATEQEDVAWADTLIFIYPIWWHERPAMLKGWIDRVFSYGFAYQYGEQGFEGLLKGKRALVFTTSGADEKTAQETGQAEAIKSMLYGTLSACGIEVLNHINFYAVPTVSDEDRKAMLEKVRNMIKGI
- a CDS encoding DUF421 domain-containing protein — encoded protein: MSIVLVVVIRSFISFFALLLLVRLMGKQQVAELTFFDYVVGITIGSIAATLSVQVNQNTLATLIGMAIWTVLPVLLAYFSLHSVWVRKVVEGEATVVIQNGKILEKNLRKLRLSIDDMISMLRAQGVFNIADVEFALFEANGKLSVQKRSQKRPVTPEDLQLSTQYEGMPTNLIEDGTILTDALKNLSLSKAWLIYQLQQHNIRDVKDVSLAQLDTNGNLYVDLQGEQNCITINIQGK